A portion of the Scylla paramamosain isolate STU-SP2022 chromosome 2, ASM3559412v1, whole genome shotgun sequence genome contains these proteins:
- the LOC135106860 gene encoding cilia- and flagella-associated protein 251-like, whose translation EEEEEEEEEEEEEEEEEEEEEEEEEEEEEEEEEEEEEEEEEEEEEEEEEEEEEEEEEEEEEEEEEEEEEEEEEEEEEEEEEEEEEEEEEEEEEEEEEEEEEEEEEEEEEEEEEEEEEEEEEEEEEEEEEEEEEEEEEEEEEEEEEEEEEEEEEEEEEEEEEEEEEEEEEEEEEEEEEEEEEEEEEEEEEEEEEEEEEEEEEEEEDEKKK comes from the coding sequence gaagaagaagaagaagaagaagaagaagaagaagaagaagaagaagaagaagaagaagaagaagaagaagaagaagaagaagaagaagaagaagaagaagaagaagaagaagaagaagaagaagaagaagaagaagaagaagaagaagaagaagaagaagaagaagaagaagaagaagaagaagaagaagaagaagaagaagaagaagaagaagaagaagaagaagaagaagaagaagaagaagaagaagaagaagaagaagaagaagaagaagaagaagaagaagaagaagaagaagaagaagaagaagaagaagaagaagaagaagaagaagaagaagaagaagaagaagaagaagaagaagaagaagaagaagaagaagaagaagaagaagaagaagaagaagaagaagaagaagaagaagaagaagaagaagaagaagaagaagaagaagaagaagaagaagaagaagaagaagaagaagaagaagaagaagaagaagaagaagaagaagaagaagaagaagaagaagaagaagaagaagaagaagaagaagaagaagaagaagaagaagaagaagaagaagaagaagaagaagaagaagaagaagaagatgaaaaaaagaaa